A single genomic interval of Acidobacteriota bacterium harbors:
- a CDS encoding SH3 domain-containing protein produces MRVRCFYVCAVFLVFLFSVGWARAETVKLRVKVTTANIRLDPDLESRIIGKVHAGTILESDERIGDWFKVAFQPGQDETSIIGHIHVSTIEILAGPADIAEVVPIEAVSEEAAPVMEPAVPSAETSAPQGPGRRIAVRFTGGLGYLDGGDTSANRTSYSAYMRDRERQPGSGISVEGETESIHTGTNWEAEVVYELNSRLDIGFGVGYIHAGKDKGQSRIVSQWSGRVVTVDRGTSLSAVPVKLGVFYSLLKGGRFHVVVNAGAAYYLATWQESMDFLSEAPGSSYWAKYVTKTHGGGIGFHGGLGLEYRLSRNMALVVDGIGRYARFGGFEGEYSEKNSSGADVTMPGKLYYYEWSFDNNTYPWLELFDRDPNQINFSDPVKNIRDAVLDFSGFSLRVGIKISL; encoded by the coding sequence ATGCGGGTCAGATGCTTTTATGTTTGTGCGGTTTTCTTGGTTTTTCTTTTTAGTGTGGGATGGGCCCGGGCCGAAACCGTGAAGCTGAGGGTCAAGGTGACGACGGCCAACATCCGGCTTGACCCCGATCTGGAAAGCCGGATCATCGGGAAGGTCCATGCCGGGACGATCCTGGAGTCCGATGAGAGGATCGGAGATTGGTTCAAGGTCGCCTTTCAGCCGGGCCAAGATGAGACTTCGATCATCGGCCACATTCATGTTAGCACGATAGAGATCCTGGCCGGCCCGGCCGATATCGCGGAGGTCGTCCCCATCGAAGCTGTTTCCGAAGAGGCCGCTCCGGTCATGGAGCCGGCGGTTCCCTCAGCTGAAACCTCCGCGCCACAAGGCCCCGGTCGCCGCATTGCCGTCAGGTTCACCGGCGGGCTCGGATATCTTGACGGGGGGGATACCTCCGCCAACAGGACCTCCTATTCTGCTTATATGCGGGACCGCGAGCGGCAACCGGGATCCGGGATATCCGTCGAGGGAGAAACCGAGAGCATCCACACGGGAACGAATTGGGAAGCCGAGGTGGTCTATGAACTCAACAGCCGGCTGGACATCGGCTTCGGTGTCGGATATATCCACGCCGGCAAGGATAAGGGCCAGAGCCGGATCGTCTCCCAATGGTCGGGACGGGTCGTGACGGTCGACCGGGGGACGTCGCTCAGCGCTGTCCCCGTCAAACTGGGCGTTTTCTACTCTCTCCTGAAAGGAGGCAGATTCCATGTCGTTGTCAATGCCGGTGCGGCCTACTACCTGGCGACATGGCAGGAATCCATGGATTTTCTCTCTGAAGCACCGGGGTCCTCGTATTGGGCAAAATACGTGACGAAGACCCACGGCGGGGGGATCGGATTTCACGGCGGCCTGGGCCTGGAGTACCGGCTGTCGCGAAACATGGCCCTTGTGGTCGACGGTATCGGGAGATATGCAAGGTTCGGAGGATTCGAGGGAGAATATTCCGAAAAGAATTCATCGGGAGCCGATGTCACCATGCCCGGCAAGCTCTACTATTATGAATGGAGCTTCGACAACAACACTTATCCCTGGCTGGAACTCTTCGACCGGGATCCCAACCAGATCAACTTTTCCGATCCGGTCAAAAATATCCGGGATGCCGTTTTGGACTTTTCCGGATTCTCCTTAAGGGTGGGCATCAAGATTTCTCTCTAA
- a CDS encoding nucleotidyltransferase domain-containing protein, with protein sequence MKGFLMIEAKRRIDALAADFGLRLLYAFGSRAQEALALVKGKKRRLAAGPADLDIGIMPEKQLTMREKVKIAQSLESVFGVPRVDLVVLPDAPAFLALEIVRGELLYAADETDEAEYQLYVMRRAADIYPFERIRREAVLGAGR encoded by the coding sequence ATGAAAGGTTTCCTTATGATCGAAGCGAAGCGGCGGATCGATGCCTTGGCGGCCGATTTCGGCCTCCGGCTCCTTTACGCCTTCGGCAGCCGCGCCCAAGAAGCCCTCGCCTTGGTGAAAGGGAAAAAGCGTCGTCTTGCCGCCGGGCCCGCCGACCTCGACATCGGGATCATGCCGGAAAAACAGTTGACCATGAGGGAAAAAGTGAAGATAGCCCAGTCCCTCGAAAGCGTTTTCGGCGTCCCGCGAGTCGACCTCGTCGTCCTTCCCGATGCTCCGGCCTTTCTTGCGCTGGAGATAGTCAGAGGGGAGCTGCTGTATGCGGCCGACGAGACCGACGAGGCCGAGTACCAGCTCTACGTCATGCGAAGGGCCGCGGATATTTATCCGTTCGAGAGGATCCGTCGCGAGGCCGTTTTGGGGGCAGGTCGATGA
- a CDS encoding DUF86 domain-containing protein — protein MTSGKISEAVVSRRIEWVKEMLAAIEELPLRTKKDFLRDRHHAAAAESYLRRALEALFDIGRHILSKKFASPVTEYKEIAQGLLEKKVLTPKEAELLRDMAGYRNRMVHFYHEIGPQELYEICRDHLKDVRKVQAGLVRWIAKNRV, from the coding sequence ATGACGAGCGGGAAGATCAGCGAAGCAGTCGTCTCCCGAAGGATCGAATGGGTCAAGGAAATGCTGGCGGCCATCGAAGAGCTTCCCCTGCGGACCAAGAAGGACTTCCTGCGGGACCGCCATCACGCGGCCGCGGCGGAATCCTACTTGAGAAGAGCCCTCGAGGCCCTGTTCGATATCGGCCGGCATATTCTGTCGAAGAAGTTCGCCAGCCCGGTCACGGAATACAAAGAGATCGCCCAAGGGCTGTTGGAAAAGAAAGTCCTGACCCCGAAGGAGGCCGAGCTTCTGAGGGACATGGCCGGTTACAGAAACAGAATGGTGCATTTCTATCATGAAATAGGGCCTCAAGAACTTTATGAGATCTGCCGGGATCATCTGAAGGATGTCCGCAAGGTGCAGGCGGGCTTGGTTCGCTGGATAGCAAAGAACCGCGTTTGA
- a CDS encoding M64 family metallopeptidase — protein MFTIKRLHRSLGSALLLVMLFSGGAVPASAAAAAYPPASAESRHTAEVLFDDHFTGRALRFDLYQIGHAAEEQVAVDRIIEEPLWPENRTRLVDPFNLGRYAVKVIDAATGTLIFSRGFDCLFGEYKTTTPAAEGIRRVFQRPVRIPHPKKPFVFAVEVRDRDNVLQPLFSAEIDPGDYHIIRGGAAGADTIYEVQQTGDPLERVDVVIVAEGYTAAEEAKFRADADRMTGWLFSVEPFKSAQDRFNVTAVLRPSLESSVDEPRQGLFRKTALDASFNALDLDRYLLVDKLHRLREIASQVPYDTIVVMVNSPRYGGGGIYNDYCITTVDNVRSKDVFIHEFGHSFAGLADEYYTSEVSYNEFYPPGIEPLEPNITALLDPENIKWKDLLSPGIPIPTPHGKEEIEALQDERRKSREAAAREIEEAKASGLSGEAFLNLQARHKAADDDFAKRIEEVRARFRHLEDKVGAFEGAGYAAKGLFRSMLHCLMISSPTGEFCRVCQAAISRMIDYYAGEDAPVPGPRP, from the coding sequence GTGTTCACAATCAAGAGGCTTCACCGAAGTCTGGGGTCCGCACTTCTGCTGGTCATGTTATTTTCAGGAGGGGCGGTGCCGGCGTCAGCCGCGGCGGCCGCTTATCCCCCCGCCTCGGCCGAGTCCCGGCACACCGCCGAAGTCCTTTTCGACGATCATTTCACCGGCCGGGCGCTCCGGTTCGATCTCTACCAGATCGGCCACGCCGCCGAGGAACAGGTCGCCGTCGACCGGATCATCGAAGAGCCGCTCTGGCCCGAAAACCGGACCCGGCTCGTCGATCCCTTCAACCTCGGGCGCTATGCGGTCAAGGTCATCGACGCCGCAACCGGTACGCTGATCTTCTCCCGGGGATTCGACTGCCTGTTCGGGGAATATAAAACCACAACCCCGGCCGCCGAAGGCATTCGGCGCGTTTTCCAGAGGCCGGTCCGCATCCCCCATCCGAAGAAGCCTTTCGTTTTTGCGGTGGAGGTCCGGGATAGGGACAATGTCCTCCAGCCGCTCTTTTCCGCCGAAATCGATCCCGGGGATTATCACATCATCCGCGGGGGGGCGGCCGGAGCGGATACGATCTACGAAGTTCAACAGACCGGCGACCCCCTCGAACGCGTGGATGTCGTCATCGTCGCCGAGGGCTACACAGCGGCCGAAGAAGCCAAGTTCCGCGCCGACGCCGACCGGATGACCGGCTGGCTCTTCTCGGTCGAGCCTTTCAAGAGCGCCCAGGACCGGTTCAACGTCACGGCCGTCCTGCGTCCGTCCCTCGAATCGTCCGTGGACGAACCGCGCCAGGGCCTCTTCCGCAAGACCGCCCTCGACGCCTCTTTCAACGCCCTCGACCTCGACCGCTATCTCCTCGTCGACAAACTCCATCGCCTCCGCGAGATCGCCTCTCAGGTTCCCTACGACACGATCGTGGTCATGGTCAACAGCCCCCGTTACGGCGGCGGCGGAATCTACAACGACTACTGCATCACGACGGTCGACAACGTCCGGAGCAAGGACGTCTTCATCCACGAGTTCGGCCATTCCTTCGCCGGCCTGGCCGACGAGTACTACACCTCCGAGGTCTCCTACAACGAGTTCTATCCCCCGGGAATCGAACCGCTGGAACCCAACATCACGGCCCTTCTCGATCCCGAAAACATCAAGTGGAAAGACCTTCTTTCGCCCGGCATTCCGATCCCGACCCCGCACGGCAAGGAGGAAATCGAGGCTCTCCAGGACGAACGCCGTAAGAGCCGGGAGGCCGCAGCCCGAGAGATCGAGGAGGCCAAGGCATCGGGCCTCTCAGGCGAAGCGTTCCTAAACCTCCAGGCCCGGCACAAGGCCGCCGACGATGATTTCGCAAAACGGATCGAGGAGGTCCGCGCCCGCTTCCGCCATCTCGAAGACAAGGTCGGGGCCTTCGAAGGCGCCGGTTACGCCGCCAAGGGCCTCTTCCGCTCAATGTTGCATTGCCTCATGATCTCAAGCCCCACGGGCGAGTTCTGCCGCGTCTGTCAGGCCGCCATTTCCCGGATGATCGATTATTACGCCGGAGAGGATGCGCCCGTCCCGGGGCCGCGGCCCTGA
- a CDS encoding macro domain-containing protein, whose product MFLRKINGLTIECVRGNIAVQPGFDAVVNAANAELRPGGGVAGAIHRAAGPGLDEECRPLAPIRPGEAVITGAHRLPNRHVIHCLGPVYGQDEPSEDLLATCYRNALHLAENHGLGSVAFPAISAGAFGYPLEPAARTALAAIVEEAPRLSCVKIVRFVLFDAADLEMFGSILAELIPEKAEDV is encoded by the coding sequence ATGTTTCTGAGAAAAATCAACGGCCTGACGATCGAATGCGTTCGGGGGAATATCGCGGTGCAGCCCGGTTTCGACGCCGTCGTCAACGCGGCCAACGCCGAACTCAGGCCGGGCGGAGGCGTGGCCGGAGCGATTCACAGGGCCGCGGGTCCGGGACTTGATGAGGAGTGCCGCCCGCTTGCGCCCATCCGGCCGGGTGAGGCCGTCATCACGGGCGCCCACCGGCTGCCCAACCGCCACGTGATCCACTGCCTCGGCCCGGTTTACGGGCAAGACGAACCGTCCGAAGATCTGCTCGCCACTTGTTACCGCAACGCCCTCCACCTTGCGGAAAATCACGGCCTCGGATCCGTCGCCTTTCCGGCGATTTCGGCGGGCGCTTTCGGCTACCCGCTCGAACCTGCGGCCCGGACGGCCCTGGCGGCGATCGTCGAGGAGGCACCCCGGTTGTCCTGCGTCAAGATCGTCCGTTTCGTACTGTTTGACGCCGCCGATCTCGAAATGTTCGGCAGCATCCTCGCGGAACTCATTCCGGAAAAAGCCGAAGATGTTTGA
- the metK gene encoding methionine adenosyltransferase, whose product MKKTYFTSESVTEGHPDKLCDRVSDSILDDLLRQDPNSRVAVEALTTTGTVHIAGEVTTNGYADVQRIVRKTLKDIGYTDPRFGIDCEDAGVWSAIHAQSPDICKGVTASKTKEQGAGDQGMMFGFACNETPELMPLPITLAHKLTMRLAKVRKKGIVKSLGPDGKSQVTVEYHDGKPARVEAVVIAQQHIDDLSEKTLAKEIRKHVIEPVCGRWMDKKTKVFINATGRFVIGGPEGDTGVTGRKIIVDTYGGMGRHGGGCFSGKDPSKVDRSATYACRYIAKNIVAAGLADRCEVQLAYAIGVAAPMAIHVDTFGTGRIPETKIVELIKKHFPIKPKDIIETLKLRRPIYTKTSAYGHFGRNDPDFTWEKTDKAAALRKEAGLPARRKS is encoded by the coding sequence ATGAAAAAAACATATTTTACGAGCGAAAGCGTCACCGAGGGACATCCCGATAAGCTCTGCGACCGGGTCAGCGATTCCATCCTCGACGATCTGCTTCGGCAGGATCCGAATTCCCGGGTCGCCGTCGAAGCCTTGACGACGACGGGCACGGTCCACATTGCCGGCGAAGTCACGACCAACGGATATGCCGATGTCCAGCGAATCGTCCGGAAAACTCTCAAAGACATCGGCTACACCGATCCGCGGTTCGGCATCGACTGCGAGGATGCGGGCGTCTGGTCCGCCATCCATGCTCAGAGCCCGGACATTTGCAAGGGTGTGACCGCCTCGAAGACCAAGGAGCAGGGAGCGGGCGATCAGGGCATGATGTTCGGCTTCGCCTGCAATGAAACCCCTGAACTCATGCCGCTTCCGATCACGCTCGCCCACAAGCTGACCATGAGACTGGCGAAAGTCAGGAAAAAGGGCATTGTGAAAAGCCTCGGCCCGGACGGCAAGAGCCAGGTGACGGTCGAATATCACGACGGCAAACCCGCCCGCGTCGAAGCCGTAGTGATCGCCCAGCAGCATATCGATGACCTTTCCGAGAAAACCCTCGCCAAAGAGATCCGAAAACACGTCATCGAACCCGTCTGCGGCCGCTGGATGGACAAGAAAACCAAGGTCTTCATCAACGCTACGGGACGGTTCGTGATCGGCGGACCTGAAGGCGACACCGGCGTCACCGGGCGCAAGATCATCGTCGACACCTACGGCGGCATGGGCCGTCACGGCGGCGGCTGCTTCTCCGGAAAGGATCCCAGCAAGGTCGACCGGAGTGCCACCTACGCCTGCCGTTATATCGCCAAAAATATCGTGGCGGCCGGCCTGGCCGACCGGTGCGAAGTCCAGCTCGCCTACGCCATCGGCGTGGCGGCGCCCATGGCGATCCATGTCGACACGTTCGGCACCGGAAGAATCCCAGAGACAAAAATTGTCGAACTGATCAAGAAACATTTCCCGATCAAGCCCAAAGACATCATCGAAACGCTGAAGCTTCGCCGTCCGATCTACACCAAGACCTCCGCTTACGGCCACTTCGGCCGCAACGATCCGGACTTCACCTGGGAGAAGACCGACAAGGCGGCCGCCCTCAGAAAAGAGGCCGGTCTGCCCGCGCGCCGGAAAAGCTGA
- a CDS encoding Xaa-Pro peptidase family protein, which translates to MMKTARFKVFSAAILLTMLAVIPAFGQRTGFTREEFDRRRTALMENLGNGAVILFGDAAVPAGAHFRQDNDFFYFSGIEALGAKLIIMPAERQAFLFLPLLTPREEMVDGPNLLKDPEGKSKTGFTDIYPTSYFDEFLARNLARFKGRFHVRLSPRDTMDQSRSETALMAARRARTHYNDQIAIDGHRLAKLKERYPQMEFLDVAPAIDALRVIKSAEEIEILRRNGRISAAAVRQAMLAGKPGVFEYEIEAAAVFVILKHGAKGPAYAPIVGSGPNSCVWHYDKNSRRVEEGDLILMDFGADLDNLTMDITRTWPASGRFTDEQREAYRTVLEVQKACIEAYRPEATSQSVRDHVAAVMKAKGIDARGLLGGFGHGVGLSVHDVPLGGVLKEGMVFAIEPGLYYPEKGFGIRIEDTVLITRDGCKVLTAGVPKEIEEIETLLAGRDQKSRE; encoded by the coding sequence ATGATGAAAACCGCACGTTTCAAAGTGTTTTCCGCCGCAATTCTTTTGACCATGCTTGCCGTCATCCCGGCCTTTGGACAGAGGACGGGCTTCACTCGGGAGGAATTCGATCGCCGCCGGACCGCCCTGATGGAAAACCTCGGCAACGGGGCCGTCATCCTCTTCGGCGATGCGGCCGTGCCGGCCGGCGCCCACTTCCGCCAGGACAACGATTTCTTCTATTTTTCCGGGATCGAAGCCCTCGGCGCGAAACTCATCATAATGCCTGCTGAGCGGCAGGCATTTCTTTTCCTGCCTCTGCTGACCCCGCGCGAGGAAATGGTCGATGGCCCGAATCTCCTCAAGGACCCGGAAGGTAAATCCAAGACCGGCTTCACCGACATTTATCCGACGAGCTATTTCGACGAGTTCCTGGCCCGCAACCTGGCTCGTTTCAAGGGACGCTTCCATGTCCGGCTTTCGCCGCGGGACACCATGGATCAGTCGCGGTCCGAAACCGCGCTCATGGCGGCACGCCGGGCCCGCACCCATTACAATGATCAGATTGCCATCGACGGTCACCGCCTCGCCAAACTGAAAGAACGCTACCCGCAGATGGAATTCCTCGATGTCGCTCCGGCGATCGACGCCCTGCGGGTCATCAAGTCCGCCGAGGAAATCGAAATACTCAGGCGGAACGGCCGGATTTCGGCGGCGGCCGTCAGACAGGCCATGCTGGCCGGAAAGCCCGGCGTCTTTGAATATGAAATCGAGGCCGCGGCCGTTTTCGTCATTTTGAAACATGGAGCCAAGGGGCCGGCTTATGCGCCCATCGTGGGTTCGGGGCCCAACTCCTGCGTTTGGCACTACGACAAGAACTCCCGCCGCGTCGAGGAAGGGGACCTCATCCTCATGGATTTCGGAGCCGATCTCGATAATCTGACCATGGACATCACCCGGACCTGGCCGGCTTCAGGCCGTTTCACGGACGAGCAGAGAGAGGCCTACCGGACAGTGCTCGAAGTCCAGAAGGCCTGCATCGAAGCTTATCGGCCAGAGGCGACTTCTCAGTCCGTCCGTGACCACGTTGCCGCCGTCATGAAAGCCAAGGGCATCGACGCCCGCGGTCTTCTGGGCGGATTCGGCCACGGCGTCGGGCTTTCCGTTCACGACGTTCCACTCGGCGGGGTGCTCAAGGAAGGGATGGTTTTCGCCATCGAGCCGGGCTTGTATTATCCCGAGAAGGGCTTCGGCATCCGCATCGAGGACACCGTCCTTATCACCCGCGACGGATGCAAGGTTTTAACGGCCGGCGTTCCCAAGGAGATCGAGGAGATCGAGACGCTGCTGGCCGGCCGGGATCAAAAGTCCCGCGAATAA
- the pyrB gene encoding aspartate carbamoyltransferase: MPAHAKNPHLPFGDQRTAPWYGKDIISTKQFSRADLEYIYAVAHEMRVMVERVGTFDLLKGKILANLFYEPSTRTSSSFVAAMQRLGGSVISINEVHYSSVAKGESLPDTIRTLECYADVIVIRHPELGSAAIASEAARKPVINAGDGVGEHPTQALLDGFTIHEELGRLDKLTITMLGDLKYGRTVHSLARLMSLYNAKIHYVSPEILRMPPEIIAELDAKGISQAEHTALDQVLPETDVLYVTRVQRERFPSEDVYNSAQGAYVIDKAVMKAAKPKMIVMHPLPRVNEINVDFDDDPRAAYFRQMEYGLYVRMALLSMVLGKA, from the coding sequence ATGCCTGCTCACGCCAAAAATCCCCACCTGCCTTTCGGCGATCAGCGAACCGCGCCCTGGTACGGCAAGGACATTATCTCCACCAAGCAGTTCAGCCGCGCCGACCTGGAATATATTTATGCGGTGGCCCACGAAATGCGGGTCATGGTCGAGCGGGTCGGCACCTTCGACCTTCTCAAGGGAAAAATCCTGGCCAACCTCTTTTATGAACCGTCGACTCGAACCTCATCCTCCTTCGTCGCCGCCATGCAGCGTCTGGGCGGCAGTGTGATCTCCATCAACGAAGTGCATTACTCCTCCGTGGCCAAGGGCGAAAGCCTGCCCGACACAATCCGGACTCTGGAATGCTATGCCGATGTCATTGTCATCCGCCATCCCGAACTCGGTTCGGCGGCCATCGCCTCCGAAGCCGCCCGCAAGCCGGTCATCAACGCCGGTGACGGCGTCGGCGAACACCCCACGCAGGCTCTTCTGGACGGTTTTACCATCCATGAGGAACTCGGCCGCCTGGATAAATTGACGATAACCATGCTGGGCGACCTCAAGTACGGGCGGACCGTTCACTCCCTGGCCCGGCTCATGTCGCTCTACAATGCGAAGATCCATTATGTCTCACCCGAAATCCTGCGGATGCCTCCCGAAATCATCGCCGAACTCGATGCCAAGGGGATATCTCAAGCCGAACACACGGCCTTGGATCAGGTCCTCCCTGAAACCGACGTCCTTTATGTCACCCGCGTCCAGAGAGAACGATTTCCGAGCGAGGATGTCTACAACTCGGCGCAGGGTGCCTATGTCATCGACAAGGCCGTCATGAAGGCGGCCAAGCCGAAAATGATCGTCATGCATCCTCTCCCGCGCGTCAACGAAATCAACGTCGATTTCGACGATGACCCGCGGGCCGCCTATTTCCGCCAGATGGAATATGGTCTCTATGTCCGGATGGCCCTGCTGTCCATGGTTCTCGGCAAGGCCTGA
- a CDS encoding class I SAM-dependent methyltransferase: MEVRNKSIPAPSDYDKAWSAYSARWDREVRKTGHRFLGDEWGTPDLTEKVVGDFVSPYLRSGDEVLEIGCGGGKYSEILASRDIRLVCGDVSRHMLERTKNRLAGRSNVRFAKLNGCNLNSFSDAAFDLIFSFDVFVHLDIEDTFSYLGEIRRTLKPSGYGVLHFANLISEDGWKKFETESVFNIGGHKHFDRFRFLTWEIVEKMVTHFDFRILDSWKEPWRDILVVFQKP, translated from the coding sequence TTGGAAGTCCGGAATAAATCGATCCCGGCTCCTTCTGATTACGACAAAGCCTGGTCGGCTTACTCCGCGCGATGGGACCGCGAGGTCCGGAAAACCGGCCACCGTTTTCTCGGCGACGAGTGGGGAACGCCGGATCTCACGGAAAAAGTCGTCGGCGATTTCGTCTCCCCCTACCTGAGATCCGGAGACGAGGTCCTCGAAATCGGCTGCGGCGGCGGTAAATACAGCGAGATCCTGGCTTCACGCGATATCCGTCTGGTTTGCGGCGACGTATCCCGGCACATGCTCGAGCGCACGAAAAATCGACTCGCCGGCCGTTCAAACGTCCGCTTCGCCAAGCTCAACGGATGCAACCTGAACTCGTTTTCCGACGCCGCCTTCGATCTCATTTTTTCCTTTGATGTTTTTGTCCACCTGGACATCGAAGACACGTTTTCCTACCTCGGGGAGATCCGCCGGACTCTGAAACCCAGCGGATACGGAGTCCTGCATTTCGCCAACCTGATTTCCGAGGACGGCTGGAAAAAATTCGAAACGGAGTCCGTATTCAATATCGGCGGTCACAAGCACTTCGACCGATTCCGCTTCCTGACCTGGGAAATCGTGGAAAAGATGGTGACCCACTTCGATTTCCGCATTCTCGACTCTTGGAAAGAACCCTGGCGGGATATTCTCGTTGTTTTCCAAAAACCCTGA